A stretch of Mus musculus strain C57BL/6J chromosome 19, GRCm38.p6 C57BL/6J DNA encodes these proteins:
- the Zdhhc16 gene encoding palmitoyltransferase ZDHHC16 isoform X4 — protein sequence MDHHCPWLNNCVGHYNHRYFFSFCFFMTLGCVYCSYGSWDLFREAYAAIEKMKQLDKNKLQAIANQTYHQTPPPTFSFRERITHKSLVYLWFLCSSVALALGALTMWHAVLISRGETSIERHINKKERRRLQAKGRVFRNPYNYGCLDNWKVFLGVDTGRHWLTRVLLPSSHLPHGNGMSWDPPPWVTAHSASVMAV from the exons atggatCATCACTGCC CCTGGCTAAACAACTGTGTGGGCCACTATAACCATCGCTacttcttctctttctgctttttcaTGACTCTGGGCTGTGTCTACTGTAGCTATGGAAGTTGGGACCTTTTCCGGGAGGCTTATGCTGCCATTGAG AAAATGAAACAGCTTGACAAGAACAAACTACAGGCGATTGCCAACCAG acgTACCACCAGACTCCACCACCTACCTTCTCCTTTCGAGAAAGGATAACTCACAAGAGTCTTGTCTACCTCTGGTTCCTGTGCAG TTCTGTGGCCCTGGCCCTGGGTGCCCTAACCATGTGGCATGCTGTTCTCATCAGTCGGGGTGAGACTAGCATCGAAAGGCATATCAACAAGAAGGAGAGGCGCCGGTTACAGGCCAAGGGCAGG GTGTTTAGGAATCCTTACAACTATGGCTGCTTGGACAACTGGAAGGTGTTCCTAGGTGTGGACACAGGAAG GCATTGGCTGACCCGGGTGCTGTTACCTTCTAGTCACCTGCCCCATGGGAATGGGATGAGCTGGGACCCTCCTCCCTGGGTGACTGCTCACTCAGCCTCTGTGATGGCCGTGTAA
- the Zdhhc16 gene encoding palmitoyltransferase ZDHHC16 isoform 2 precursor (isoform 2 precursor is encoded by transcript variant 2), with protein MRGQRSLLLGPARLCLRLLLLLGYRRRCPPLLRGLVQRWRYGKVCLRSLLYNSFGGSDTAVDAAFEPVYWLVDNVIRWFGVVFVVLVIVLTGSIVAIAYLCVLPLILRTYSVPRLCWHFFYSHWNLILIVFHYYQAITTPPGYPPQGRNDIATVSICKKCIYPKPARTHHCSICNRCVLKMDHHCPWLNNCVGHYNHRYFFSFCFFMTLGCVYCSYGSWDLFREAYAAIETYHQTPPPTFSFRERITHKSLVYLWFLCSSVALALGALTMWHAVLISRGETSIERHINKKERRRLQAKGRVFRNPYNYGCLDNWKVFLGVDTGRHWLTRVLLPSSHLPHGNGMSWDPPPWVTAHSASVMAV; from the exons ATGCGAGGCCAGCGAAGTCTGCTGTTGGGGCCAGCCCGCCTCTGCCTGCGCCTCCTTTTGCTCCTGGGCTACCGGCGTCGATGCCCACCTCTGCTCCGGGGCCTGGTACAGCGCTGGCGTTATGGCAAGGTTTGCCTGCGCTCCCTGCTCTACAATTCCTTTGGAGGCAGTGACACTGCCGTTGATGCTGCCTTTGAGCCTGTCTACTGGCTGGTGGACAATGTGATCCGCTGGTTTGGAGTG GTGTTTGTGGTGCTGGTGATCGTGCTGACCGGGTCCATCGTGGCCATTGCTTATCTGTGTGTCCTGCCCCTCATCCTCCGAACCTACTCGGTACCACGGCTCTGCTGGCATTTCTTCTATAGTCACTGGAATCTGATCCTCATCGTCTTCCATTACTACCAGGCCATCACCACTCCTCCTGGATACCCACCCCAG GGCAGGAATGACATTGCTACTGTCTCCATCTGTAAGAAGTGCATTTATCCCAAGCCAGCCCGAACACACCACTGCAGCATCTGTAATAG gtgtgtgctgaagatggatCATCACTGCC CCTGGCTAAACAACTGTGTGGGCCACTATAACCATCGCTacttcttctctttctgctttttcaTGACTCTGGGCTGTGTCTACTGTAGCTATGGAAGTTGGGACCTTTTCCGGGAGGCTTATGCTGCCATTGAG acgTACCACCAGACTCCACCACCTACCTTCTCCTTTCGAGAAAGGATAACTCACAAGAGTCTTGTCTACCTCTGGTTCCTGTGCAG TTCTGTGGCCCTGGCCCTGGGTGCCCTAACCATGTGGCATGCTGTTCTCATCAGTCGGGGTGAGACTAGCATCGAAAGGCATATCAACAAGAAGGAGAGGCGCCGGTTACAGGCCAAGGGCAGG GTGTTTAGGAATCCTTACAACTATGGCTGCTTGGACAACTGGAAGGTGTTCCTAGGTGTGGACACAGGAAG GCATTGGCTGACCCGGGTGCTGTTACCTTCTAGTCACCTGCCCCATGGGAATGGGATGAGCTGGGACCCTCCTCCCTGGGTGACTGCTCACTCAGCCTCTGTGATGGCCGTGTAA
- the Zdhhc16 gene encoding palmitoyltransferase ZDHHC16 isoform X1: MRGQRSLLLGPARLCLRLLLLLGYRRRCPPLLRGLVQRWRYGKVCLRSLLYNSFGGSDTAVDAAFEPVYWLVDNVIRWFGVVFVVLVIVLTGSIVAIAYLCVLPLILRTYSVPRLCWHFFYSHWNLILIVFHYYQAITTPPGYPPQGRNDIATVSICKKCIYPKPARTHHCSICNRCVLKMDHHCPWLNNCVGHYNHRYFFSFCFFMTLGCVYCSYGSWDLFREAYAAIEKMKQLDKNKLQAIANQTYHQTPPPTFSFRERITHKSLVYLWFLCSSVALALGALTMWHAVLISRGETSIERHINKKERRRLQAKGRVFRNPYNYGCLDNWKVFLGVDTGRESGLSTAGKVVCPQKQRLLSATGVCH; this comes from the exons ATGCGAGGCCAGCGAAGTCTGCTGTTGGGGCCAGCCCGCCTCTGCCTGCGCCTCCTTTTGCTCCTGGGCTACCGGCGTCGATGCCCACCTCTGCTCCGGGGCCTGGTACAGCGCTGGCGTTATGGCAAGGTTTGCCTGCGCTCCCTGCTCTACAATTCCTTTGGAGGCAGTGACACTGCCGTTGATGCTGCCTTTGAGCCTGTCTACTGGCTGGTGGACAATGTGATCCGCTGGTTTGGAGTG GTGTTTGTGGTGCTGGTGATCGTGCTGACCGGGTCCATCGTGGCCATTGCTTATCTGTGTGTCCTGCCCCTCATCCTCCGAACCTACTCGGTACCACGGCTCTGCTGGCATTTCTTCTATAGTCACTGGAATCTGATCCTCATCGTCTTCCATTACTACCAGGCCATCACCACTCCTCCTGGATACCCACCCCAG GGCAGGAATGACATTGCTACTGTCTCCATCTGTAAGAAGTGCATTTATCCCAAGCCAGCCCGAACACACCACTGCAGCATCTGTAATAG gtgtgtgctgaagatggatCATCACTGCC CCTGGCTAAACAACTGTGTGGGCCACTATAACCATCGCTacttcttctctttctgctttttcaTGACTCTGGGCTGTGTCTACTGTAGCTATGGAAGTTGGGACCTTTTCCGGGAGGCTTATGCTGCCATTGAG AAAATGAAACAGCTTGACAAGAACAAACTACAGGCGATTGCCAACCAG acgTACCACCAGACTCCACCACCTACCTTCTCCTTTCGAGAAAGGATAACTCACAAGAGTCTTGTCTACCTCTGGTTCCTGTGCAG TTCTGTGGCCCTGGCCCTGGGTGCCCTAACCATGTGGCATGCTGTTCTCATCAGTCGGGGTGAGACTAGCATCGAAAGGCATATCAACAAGAAGGAGAGGCGCCGGTTACAGGCCAAGGGCAGG GTGTTTAGGAATCCTTACAACTATGGCTGCTTGGACAACTGGAAGGTGTTCCTAGGTGTGGACACAGGAAG GGAAAGCGGCCTGTCCACAGCAGGGAAAGTGGTCTGTCCACAGAAGCAGAGACTGCTTAGTGCCACCGGAGTCTGCCATTAG
- the Zdhhc16 gene encoding palmitoyltransferase ZDHHC16 isoform X3 — protein MRGQRSLLLGPARLCLRLLLLLGYRRRCPPLLRGLVQRWRYGKVCLRSLLYNSFGGSDTAVDAAFEPVYWLVDNVIRWFGVVFVVLVIVLTGSIVAIAYLCVLPLILRTYSVPRLCWHFFYSHWNLILIVFHYYQAITTPPGYPPQGRNDIATVSICKKCIYPKPARTHHCSICNRCVLKMDHHCLFYFLAFMLMPLGDVLN, from the exons ATGCGAGGCCAGCGAAGTCTGCTGTTGGGGCCAGCCCGCCTCTGCCTGCGCCTCCTTTTGCTCCTGGGCTACCGGCGTCGATGCCCACCTCTGCTCCGGGGCCTGGTACAGCGCTGGCGTTATGGCAAGGTTTGCCTGCGCTCCCTGCTCTACAATTCCTTTGGAGGCAGTGACACTGCCGTTGATGCTGCCTTTGAGCCTGTCTACTGGCTGGTGGACAATGTGATCCGCTGGTTTGGAGTG GTGTTTGTGGTGCTGGTGATCGTGCTGACCGGGTCCATCGTGGCCATTGCTTATCTGTGTGTCCTGCCCCTCATCCTCCGAACCTACTCGGTACCACGGCTCTGCTGGCATTTCTTCTATAGTCACTGGAATCTGATCCTCATCGTCTTCCATTACTACCAGGCCATCACCACTCCTCCTGGATACCCACCCCAG GGCAGGAATGACATTGCTACTGTCTCCATCTGTAAGAAGTGCATTTATCCCAAGCCAGCCCGAACACACCACTGCAGCATCTGTAATAG gtgtgtgctgaagatggatCATCACTGCC TCTTCTATTTCCTTGCCTTTATGCTGATGCCTTTGGGTGATGTCTTGAACTAA
- the Zdhhc16 gene encoding palmitoyltransferase ZDHHC16 isoform X2, whose amino-acid sequence MRGQRSLLLGPARLCLRLLLLLGYRRRCPPLLRGLVQRWRYGKVCLRSLLYNSFGGSDTAVDAAFEPVYWLVDNVIRWFGVVFVVLVIVLTGSIVAIAYLCVLPLILRTYSVPRLCWHFFYSHWNLILIVFHYYQAITTPPGYPPQGRNDIATVSICKKCIYPKPARTHHCSICNRCVLKMDHHCPWLNNCVGHYNHRYFFSFCFFMTLGCVYCSYGSWDLFREAYAAIETYHQTPPPTFSFRERITHKSLVYLWFLCSSVALALGALTMWHAVLISRGETSIERHINKKERRRLQAKGRVFRNPYNYGCLDNWKVFLGVDTGRESGLSTAGKVVCPQKQRLLSATGVCH is encoded by the exons ATGCGAGGCCAGCGAAGTCTGCTGTTGGGGCCAGCCCGCCTCTGCCTGCGCCTCCTTTTGCTCCTGGGCTACCGGCGTCGATGCCCACCTCTGCTCCGGGGCCTGGTACAGCGCTGGCGTTATGGCAAGGTTTGCCTGCGCTCCCTGCTCTACAATTCCTTTGGAGGCAGTGACACTGCCGTTGATGCTGCCTTTGAGCCTGTCTACTGGCTGGTGGACAATGTGATCCGCTGGTTTGGAGTG GTGTTTGTGGTGCTGGTGATCGTGCTGACCGGGTCCATCGTGGCCATTGCTTATCTGTGTGTCCTGCCCCTCATCCTCCGAACCTACTCGGTACCACGGCTCTGCTGGCATTTCTTCTATAGTCACTGGAATCTGATCCTCATCGTCTTCCATTACTACCAGGCCATCACCACTCCTCCTGGATACCCACCCCAG GGCAGGAATGACATTGCTACTGTCTCCATCTGTAAGAAGTGCATTTATCCCAAGCCAGCCCGAACACACCACTGCAGCATCTGTAATAG gtgtgtgctgaagatggatCATCACTGCC CCTGGCTAAACAACTGTGTGGGCCACTATAACCATCGCTacttcttctctttctgctttttcaTGACTCTGGGCTGTGTCTACTGTAGCTATGGAAGTTGGGACCTTTTCCGGGAGGCTTATGCTGCCATTGAG acgTACCACCAGACTCCACCACCTACCTTCTCCTTTCGAGAAAGGATAACTCACAAGAGTCTTGTCTACCTCTGGTTCCTGTGCAG TTCTGTGGCCCTGGCCCTGGGTGCCCTAACCATGTGGCATGCTGTTCTCATCAGTCGGGGTGAGACTAGCATCGAAAGGCATATCAACAAGAAGGAGAGGCGCCGGTTACAGGCCAAGGGCAGG GTGTTTAGGAATCCTTACAACTATGGCTGCTTGGACAACTGGAAGGTGTTCCTAGGTGTGGACACAGGAAG GGAAAGCGGCCTGTCCACAGCAGGGAAAGTGGTCTGTCCACAGAAGCAGAGACTGCTTAGTGCCACCGGAGTCTGCCATTAG
- the Zdhhc16 gene encoding palmitoyltransferase ZDHHC16 isoform 1 precursor (isoform 1 precursor is encoded by transcript variant 1), producing the protein MRGQRSLLLGPARLCLRLLLLLGYRRRCPPLLRGLVQRWRYGKVCLRSLLYNSFGGSDTAVDAAFEPVYWLVDNVIRWFGVVFVVLVIVLTGSIVAIAYLCVLPLILRTYSVPRLCWHFFYSHWNLILIVFHYYQAITTPPGYPPQGRNDIATVSICKKCIYPKPARTHHCSICNRCVLKMDHHCPWLNNCVGHYNHRYFFSFCFFMTLGCVYCSYGSWDLFREAYAAIEKMKQLDKNKLQAIANQTYHQTPPPTFSFRERITHKSLVYLWFLCSSVALALGALTMWHAVLISRGETSIERHINKKERRRLQAKGRVFRNPYNYGCLDNWKVFLGVDTGRHWLTRVLLPSSHLPHGNGMSWDPPPWVTAHSASVMAV; encoded by the exons ATGCGAGGCCAGCGAAGTCTGCTGTTGGGGCCAGCCCGCCTCTGCCTGCGCCTCCTTTTGCTCCTGGGCTACCGGCGTCGATGCCCACCTCTGCTCCGGGGCCTGGTACAGCGCTGGCGTTATGGCAAGGTTTGCCTGCGCTCCCTGCTCTACAATTCCTTTGGAGGCAGTGACACTGCCGTTGATGCTGCCTTTGAGCCTGTCTACTGGCTGGTGGACAATGTGATCCGCTGGTTTGGAGTG GTGTTTGTGGTGCTGGTGATCGTGCTGACCGGGTCCATCGTGGCCATTGCTTATCTGTGTGTCCTGCCCCTCATCCTCCGAACCTACTCGGTACCACGGCTCTGCTGGCATTTCTTCTATAGTCACTGGAATCTGATCCTCATCGTCTTCCATTACTACCAGGCCATCACCACTCCTCCTGGATACCCACCCCAG GGCAGGAATGACATTGCTACTGTCTCCATCTGTAAGAAGTGCATTTATCCCAAGCCAGCCCGAACACACCACTGCAGCATCTGTAATAG gtgtgtgctgaagatggatCATCACTGCC CCTGGCTAAACAACTGTGTGGGCCACTATAACCATCGCTacttcttctctttctgctttttcaTGACTCTGGGCTGTGTCTACTGTAGCTATGGAAGTTGGGACCTTTTCCGGGAGGCTTATGCTGCCATTGAG AAAATGAAACAGCTTGACAAGAACAAACTACAGGCGATTGCCAACCAG acgTACCACCAGACTCCACCACCTACCTTCTCCTTTCGAGAAAGGATAACTCACAAGAGTCTTGTCTACCTCTGGTTCCTGTGCAG TTCTGTGGCCCTGGCCCTGGGTGCCCTAACCATGTGGCATGCTGTTCTCATCAGTCGGGGTGAGACTAGCATCGAAAGGCATATCAACAAGAAGGAGAGGCGCCGGTTACAGGCCAAGGGCAGG GTGTTTAGGAATCCTTACAACTATGGCTGCTTGGACAACTGGAAGGTGTTCCTAGGTGTGGACACAGGAAG GCATTGGCTGACCCGGGTGCTGTTACCTTCTAGTCACCTGCCCCATGGGAATGGGATGAGCTGGGACCCTCCTCCCTGGGTGACTGCTCACTCAGCCTCTGTGATGGCCGTGTAA
- the Zdhhc16 gene encoding palmitoyltransferase ZDHHC16 isoform 3 (isoform 3 is encoded by transcript variant 3), with translation MDHHCPWLNNCVGHYNHRYFFSFCFFMTLGCVYCSYGSWDLFREAYAAIETYHQTPPPTFSFRERITHKSLVYLWFLCSSVALALGALTMWHAVLISRGETSIERHINKKERRRLQAKGRVFRNPYNYGCLDNWKVFLGVDTGRHWLTRVLLPSSHLPHGNGMSWDPPPWVTAHSASVMAV, from the exons atggatCATCACTGCC CCTGGCTAAACAACTGTGTGGGCCACTATAACCATCGCTacttcttctctttctgctttttcaTGACTCTGGGCTGTGTCTACTGTAGCTATGGAAGTTGGGACCTTTTCCGGGAGGCTTATGCTGCCATTGAG acgTACCACCAGACTCCACCACCTACCTTCTCCTTTCGAGAAAGGATAACTCACAAGAGTCTTGTCTACCTCTGGTTCCTGTGCAG TTCTGTGGCCCTGGCCCTGGGTGCCCTAACCATGTGGCATGCTGTTCTCATCAGTCGGGGTGAGACTAGCATCGAAAGGCATATCAACAAGAAGGAGAGGCGCCGGTTACAGGCCAAGGGCAGG GTGTTTAGGAATCCTTACAACTATGGCTGCTTGGACAACTGGAAGGTGTTCCTAGGTGTGGACACAGGAAG GCATTGGCTGACCCGGGTGCTGTTACCTTCTAGTCACCTGCCCCATGGGAATGGGATGAGCTGGGACCCTCCTCCCTGGGTGACTGCTCACTCAGCCTCTGTGATGGCCGTGTAA